One segment of Corynebacterium caspium DSM 44850 DNA contains the following:
- a CDS encoding carboxyltransferase domain-containing protein, producing the protein MPAMNTIFPRILAAGSRALLVELPDLDTVLSWHAALSAQPLYGQVETVPATNTLLVITDSALATKRAALSLKTFNPPVVTNQIPQEITIPVIYDGEDLAEVAASQEMSIAALIDWHTNIKWRGGFGGFAPGFTYCFPAIANTGLEIARRDSPRTTVPAGAVALAGEFSAIYPRQSPGGWQLIGTTATPMWDSQAQPPALIQPGDIVSYQAVREFIEISAPINTAAPLPAHKPTLKILDPGLYTVIEDGGRPGFARLGVTTSGFADRASAAVANRVVGNPTTAAALENIGGLSLISLVDTVVAVTGAETTVTINSVTVPLGSPQLVPAGSTVEISPQILGARNYVAVRGGLICAQELESAATDVLAGLGPAALETNDILNTPTQISGSVNLAEPNPLRVTLQGGTTHGTIRVNAGPRDNWFESQTAALTSQLWQVSPQSNRVGLRLKAISEKGETLPSPIVRKINAELPSEGLVAGAIQVPPNGEPVLFLRDHAVTGGYPIIATVYFEDLDVAAQLPPGSTVSFVLAPSPLQEP; encoded by the coding sequence ATGCCAGCTATGAATACCATTTTTCCCCGCATTTTAGCCGCTGGTTCCCGCGCCCTCCTGGTGGAATTACCAGATTTAGATACCGTTTTAAGCTGGCACGCAGCACTTAGCGCCCAACCTCTTTATGGCCAGGTAGAAACAGTTCCAGCCACTAATACTTTATTAGTGATAACAGATTCAGCCCTAGCTACTAAACGGGCAGCACTTTCTTTAAAAACTTTTAATCCGCCGGTAGTTACCAACCAAATACCTCAAGAAATTACCATCCCAGTTATTTATGATGGCGAAGATTTAGCGGAAGTAGCAGCCTCCCAGGAGATGTCCATAGCTGCCCTAATCGACTGGCATACGAACATAAAATGGCGCGGTGGTTTTGGAGGTTTCGCCCCCGGATTTACTTATTGTTTTCCAGCTATTGCCAATACCGGTTTAGAAATTGCGCGCCGGGATTCGCCGCGCACTACAGTTCCAGCCGGTGCAGTGGCTTTAGCTGGAGAATTTTCTGCAATCTATCCGCGACAATCTCCAGGTGGTTGGCAATTAATTGGCACTACAGCTACCCCCATGTGGGATTCTCAAGCTCAGCCCCCGGCACTAATTCAACCTGGAGATATTGTCTCCTACCAGGCAGTACGGGAATTTATTGAGATTTCTGCCCCAATAAATACCGCTGCACCACTACCCGCGCATAAACCCACCTTAAAAATATTAGATCCCGGTCTTTATACCGTGATCGAAGATGGTGGCCGCCCTGGTTTTGCCCGCCTGGGAGTAACCACTTCAGGTTTTGCAGATAGAGCCAGTGCCGCGGTAGCTAACCGGGTAGTGGGAAATCCCACTACTGCTGCGGCTTTGGAAAATATTGGCGGGCTAAGTTTGATTTCTTTAGTAGATACAGTAGTTGCAGTAACTGGGGCAGAAACCACGGTGACCATAAATTCGGTCACGGTACCTCTGGGCAGCCCTCAGCTAGTTCCGGCGGGCAGTACCGTAGAGATTTCTCCACAAATATTAGGGGCACGTAATTATGTGGCGGTGCGCGGCGGCTTGATTTGTGCCCAAGAATTAGAGTCAGCAGCCACCGATGTGCTGGCTGGCTTAGGCCCTGCAGCCTTGGAAACCAACGATATTTTAAATACTCCAACCCAAATTTCAGGCAGTGTAAATCTTGCCGAACCAAATCCGCTGCGAGTAACCCTTCAAGGTGGCACCACTCATGGCACTATCCGGGTTAATGCCGGCCCTCGTGATAACTGGTTTGAATCCCAAACAGCGGCCCTAACCAGCCAACTTTGGCAGGTGAGCCCCCAATCAAACCGGGTGGGTTTGCGGTTAAAAGCGATCTCTGAAAAAGGAGAAACACTGCCTTCTCCAATAGTGCGCAAAATTAACGCAGAACTTCCCAGCGAAGGCCTAGTTGCCGGAGCTATTCAAGTTCCTCCTAATGGTGAGCCAGTGCTTTTTCTGCGCGATCATGCCGTAACTGGTGGATACCCAATTATTGCCACAGTTTATTTTGAAGATTTAGATGTGGCTGCCCAATTACCTCCTGGTTCCACCGTCTCTTTTGTCCTTGCCCCCTCGCCTTTGCAGGAGCCTTAA
- a CDS encoding putative quinol monooxygenase — protein MILINVRFLPKPEYVENFLEKVADFTAASRAEPGNIFFDWYRSAENPNEYLLIEAFQDDAAGPHVNSQHFQDAQELFPTLLLETPTIINTLIPGKTEWDEMAEFKVAAQ, from the coding sequence ATGATTTTGATTAATGTGCGTTTCTTGCCCAAGCCAGAATATGTCGAAAACTTCCTAGAAAAGGTAGCCGATTTCACCGCAGCATCGCGGGCAGAGCCGGGAAATATCTTCTTTGATTGGTATCGCAGTGCCGAAAACCCCAATGAGTACCTGCTCATTGAGGCTTTCCAAGATGATGCCGCCGGCCCTCACGTAAATTCCCAGCATTTCCAGGATGCCCAGGAATTATTTCCCACTTTGCTGCTAGAAACCCCGACCATTATCAATACCCTGATTCCGGGTAAAACCGAATGGGATGAGATGGCAGAATTTAAAGTAGCAGCTCAGTAA
- a CDS encoding 4-(cytidine 5'-diphospho)-2-C-methyl-D-erythritol kinase, protein MKKGTIRARAYGKINLFLGVGPVREDGYHQLETIFQAVDLAEDITITPAAELSLEITGRHANLVPTDDSNLVIKTYKRFNEYLAEIAHAPLPPLAITINKQVPVAGGMAGGSADAAAMLMALNALLDNFLSRAELLHIGSSLGADIPFCLIGGTARGTGRGDELVSVLAKPTTWVIALSHKHLSTPEVFKTYDRLQLPSTALPDSIYQALAKGHPQTLAKQLHNDLQPAALSLLPELKKAFQTTALASIVSGSGPTVAALCMDHYHADLVAEELMAENIPSLVVASETRGAHLI, encoded by the coding sequence GTGAAAAAGGGCACAATCCGGGCGCGGGCCTATGGCAAAATAAATCTTTTCCTAGGCGTAGGGCCAGTGCGCGAAGATGGCTACCACCAGCTAGAAACCATATTCCAGGCAGTCGATTTAGCAGAAGATATAACTATCACCCCGGCTGCGGAACTCAGCTTGGAAATTACTGGACGCCACGCCAATTTAGTACCCACCGATGACAGCAACCTAGTAATAAAAACCTATAAACGATTTAATGAGTATTTGGCAGAAATAGCCCATGCCCCCTTACCGCCATTAGCCATAACTATCAACAAGCAAGTTCCCGTAGCCGGCGGAATGGCTGGCGGCTCTGCCGATGCCGCCGCCATGCTCATGGCCCTAAACGCCCTGCTAGATAATTTCCTAAGTAGAGCCGAATTACTGCATATCGGAAGCAGCCTGGGGGCAGATATTCCATTTTGTCTAATCGGTGGCACCGCCCGCGGCACTGGACGTGGCGATGAGTTAGTAAGCGTGCTTGCCAAACCTACTACCTGGGTAATTGCGCTTTCCCATAAGCACCTTTCAACCCCAGAAGTATTTAAAACCTATGACCGTTTGCAGCTGCCAAGTACTGCGCTGCCAGATAGTATTTACCAAGCCTTAGCCAAAGGGCACCCGCAAACCTTAGCTAAGCAATTACATAATGATTTACAACCAGCCGCGCTAAGTTTATTGCCAGAACTTAAAAAAGCGTTTCAAACCACCGCCTTAGCTAGTATTGTTTCTGGCTCCGGGCCCACAGTGGCCGCACTGTGCATGGATCATTATCACGCGGATTTAGTAGCCGAAGAATTAATGGCGGAAAATATTCCGTCGCTAGTAGTAGCCAGCGAAACTCGCGGCGCTCACCTCATTTAA
- a CDS encoding acetyl/propionyl/methylcrotonyl-CoA carboxylase subunit alpha, with protein MSTLPGLSTVLIAQRGEIATRIARTARDLGLRSIAVYSPADAGALHTAVADEAYALPGNSAQESYMNIPALLDIATRTGADCVHPGYGFLAENADFARAVIAAGLVWIGPSPEAIEILGDKIAARALATKTGAPLAPGTPDPITDWQEAKAFAEEYGLPIAIKAAFGGGGRGLKVVDSMEGIEEGFLSAGREALEAFGRGECYVEKFLVKPRHVEAQVLADTHGNVQVVGTRDCSTQRRFQKLVEEAPAPFLSPEQEASIISGARNICAAGKYTSAGTVEFIISADGTVSFLEVNTRIQVEHSVTEAVTGIDIIAEQFRIAAGLPVQSTADPKPNGHAFEFRINAEDVANGFAPCPGTVTLFEPPLGPGIRVDSGVRSGSTVPPYYDSLMAKLIVWGPTREIALRRSKAALREFTIKGVRSVLPFHRQIVEHPALHEMQLYTDWVDKEFSPQYLNDADEIAAIYDLQRIITIEIDGRLHELRLPQLALENTLGGSASAAASNTVAAQAGSGSSQTSTAAGGTPIIGRFAGSVVQWKARNGDAVTKGDPLVTVEAMKMETTLVAPASGILSIAVAAGNTFESGAQLGIIS; from the coding sequence ATGTCTACTCTTCCTGGACTTTCCACAGTTTTAATCGCCCAACGCGGCGAAATAGCCACCAGAATTGCGCGCACCGCACGGGATCTAGGTTTGCGTTCAATAGCGGTGTATTCACCAGCAGATGCCGGGGCATTACATACTGCAGTAGCCGATGAAGCATATGCCCTTCCTGGTAATTCAGCGCAAGAAAGCTATATGAATATTCCGGCTTTATTAGATATTGCCACTCGTACCGGGGCGGATTGTGTACACCCTGGCTACGGTTTTTTAGCCGAGAATGCAGATTTTGCGCGCGCAGTAATAGCTGCGGGCCTAGTTTGGATTGGTCCTTCTCCTGAAGCTATTGAAATTTTAGGAGATAAAATTGCAGCTCGCGCGCTGGCCACTAAAACTGGTGCCCCATTAGCCCCAGGTACCCCAGATCCAATTACTGATTGGCAAGAAGCTAAGGCTTTTGCTGAAGAATACGGGCTTCCCATCGCTATTAAGGCAGCTTTTGGCGGCGGTGGTCGCGGGCTTAAAGTAGTGGACTCCATGGAAGGGATTGAGGAAGGATTTCTTTCTGCCGGACGTGAAGCCTTAGAGGCTTTCGGGCGCGGAGAATGCTACGTGGAAAAATTCTTGGTGAAACCACGCCACGTAGAAGCACAAGTACTGGCCGATACCCACGGAAATGTGCAGGTGGTTGGCACTAGAGATTGTTCTACGCAGCGTCGCTTCCAAAAATTGGTAGAAGAAGCCCCGGCCCCATTTTTAAGCCCGGAGCAGGAAGCTTCCATCATTTCTGGGGCTAGGAATATTTGTGCTGCCGGGAAATATACCTCCGCAGGAACGGTGGAATTCATTATCTCTGCTGATGGCACGGTGTCATTTTTAGAGGTAAATACGCGCATCCAGGTTGAACATTCTGTTACTGAAGCAGTGACTGGGATAGATATTATTGCGGAACAATTCCGTATTGCTGCAGGTCTGCCTGTACAAAGCACTGCGGATCCTAAACCTAATGGACACGCTTTTGAATTTCGTATTAATGCCGAAGATGTAGCCAATGGATTTGCGCCTTGCCCAGGCACAGTTACCCTTTTTGAGCCCCCACTAGGCCCTGGTATTCGCGTAGATTCCGGAGTGCGCAGCGGCTCAACGGTGCCACCTTATTATGATTCTTTGATGGCGAAACTCATTGTGTGGGGTCCAACTAGAGAAATTGCGCTCCGTCGATCCAAAGCTGCCCTAAGAGAATTCACGATTAAGGGCGTACGCAGTGTGCTGCCTTTTCATCGGCAAATTGTGGAGCATCCTGCCCTGCATGAAATGCAGCTTTATACAGATTGGGTAGATAAAGAATTTAGCCCACAGTATTTAAATGATGCTGACGAAATAGCAGCTATCTATGATTTACAGCGCATAATTACCATTGAAATCGACGGCAGATTGCATGAGCTTCGCTTGCCGCAGCTAGCTTTGGAAAATACGCTAGGCGGCTCAGCTAGTGCCGCTGCATCTAATACCGTTGCCGCTCAAGCAGGTTCTGGGAGTTCGCAAACCAGCACAGCTGCAGGTGGGACGCCTATAATTGGTCGGTTTGCTGGGTCTGTTGTGCAATGGAAAGCCCGTAATGGAGATGCTGTTACCAAAGGGGATCCCTTGGTAACAGTAGAAGCTATGAAAATGGAAACCACTTTGGTAGCCCCGGCATCGGGCATTTTGAGCATTGCAGTAGCTGCTGGGAATACTTTTGAAAGTGGGGCGCAATTGGGGATAATCAGCTAA
- the rsmA gene encoding 16S rRNA (adenine(1518)-N(6)/adenine(1519)-N(6))-dimethyltransferase RsmA, which yields MDNSQLLGPVEIRQLAELLDISPTKKLGQNFVHDPNTVRRIVAAAEITAADHVIEVGPGLGSLTLALLDIAPVTAVEIDPRLATHLPITVAARGPKNAQLKVLERDALRLRREEVDNPTALVANLPYNVSVPVLLHLLEEFPSIKRVLVMVQAEVADRLAATPGSKIYGIPSVKAAFYGDVRRAGSIGKNVFWPAPKIESGLVRIDRKDNWGPEIRQAVFPIIDAAFAQRRKTLRAALAGYYGSAAAAEAALVKAGIDPRERGEKLSVADFIKLAPGVIP from the coding sequence GTGGATAACTCTCAGCTTTTAGGTCCGGTAGAGATCCGGCAACTGGCTGAGCTTCTAGATATTTCTCCAACTAAGAAGCTCGGCCAGAATTTCGTGCATGATCCTAATACCGTGCGACGCATCGTCGCTGCCGCAGAAATCACCGCTGCTGATCACGTGATAGAGGTAGGCCCAGGTCTGGGATCTTTAACTTTGGCGCTATTAGATATAGCCCCAGTCACCGCCGTCGAAATAGATCCGCGCCTGGCCACCCACCTGCCCATCACAGTGGCCGCACGCGGACCTAAAAATGCGCAGCTTAAGGTATTAGAACGTGATGCTTTACGCTTGCGTCGAGAAGAAGTAGACAATCCCACAGCCCTAGTGGCAAATTTGCCCTATAACGTTTCTGTACCAGTACTTTTACACCTCTTAGAGGAATTTCCCAGCATCAAACGGGTACTAGTAATGGTGCAAGCAGAAGTAGCAGATCGCTTAGCAGCTACCCCTGGTTCTAAAATCTATGGCATCCCCAGTGTGAAAGCTGCCTTTTATGGGGACGTGCGCCGGGCTGGATCAATTGGTAAAAATGTGTTCTGGCCAGCACCAAAGATCGAATCTGGGTTGGTAAGAATTGATCGTAAAGATAACTGGGGCCCAGAAATTCGCCAGGCAGTATTTCCAATTATTGATGCCGCCTTTGCCCAACGCCGGAAAACTTTGCGCGCAGCCCTAGCCGGATACTACGGCTCTGCGGCAGCTGCAGAAGCAGCCTTGGTTAAAGCCGGAATTGATCCGCGCGAAAGAGGCGAAAAATTATCTGTGGCTGATTTCATAAAACTAGCGCCAGGAGTAATCCCGTGA
- a CDS encoding Cof-type HAD-IIB family hydrolase, which produces MTYSLIAMDMDGTFLDENGNVPPDFLTLYPKLRSLGLSFTPSSGRQLATLREMFGHLGAELNYIAENGAVVVAAGKIVDTTSLAKETVHRVLAAVQGYPTHLDLVVCEPEMAYLIPPQPAPVHKYYHAITHVSDLAAVIGDNIIKLAIYCPADSQAVAAAFQKLVPEAAVVASAPDWVDIMHPEANKGRALEKLSAALDIPLAETIAFGDYLNDYELLEVAGTSYAMANAHPDLLAIADHIAPANTENGVMRVLTELLL; this is translated from the coding sequence ATGACTTATTCGCTGATAGCTATGGATATGGACGGCACGTTTTTAGATGAAAACGGTAATGTCCCGCCAGATTTCCTCACTTTATACCCGAAATTGCGTAGTTTAGGTTTAAGTTTCACCCCTTCTTCAGGACGACAACTTGCCACTTTGCGGGAAATGTTTGGACATCTTGGCGCCGAGCTTAACTATATTGCCGAAAATGGCGCGGTGGTGGTGGCTGCCGGAAAGATTGTGGATACCACCAGCTTGGCTAAAGAAACGGTGCATCGGGTATTAGCTGCGGTGCAGGGTTATCCCACGCATTTGGATTTGGTGGTGTGTGAGCCAGAAATGGCTTATTTGATTCCCCCACAGCCAGCACCGGTACATAAGTATTATCATGCGATCACCCATGTGTCTGATCTAGCTGCCGTAATAGGCGATAATATTATTAAGCTTGCCATTTATTGTCCTGCTGATTCGCAGGCAGTGGCAGCTGCTTTCCAGAAATTAGTCCCCGAGGCTGCGGTGGTAGCTTCGGCACCGGATTGGGTAGATATTATGCATCCGGAGGCGAATAAAGGCCGCGCTTTGGAGAAACTCAGCGCGGCCCTTGATATTCCATTGGCAGAAACAATAGCTTTTGGGGATTACCTAAATGACTATGAGCTTTTGGAAGTAGCTGGCACTTCTTATGCGATGGCTAATGCTCATCCTGATCTATTAGCTATTGCAGATCATATTGCGCCAGCTAATACTGAAAATGGGGTGATGCGCGTACTTACTGAGCTGCTACTTTAA
- a CDS encoding ABC-F family ATP-binding cassette domain-containing protein: MNLINLEDITKSYGLKTLLDKVSLGVQKHDRIGVVGLNGGGKTTLLEILSGLEEPDSGRVSHISDLALAVVTQRAELDPEKTIQDVVLEPLGLETYEWAANASVREVLGGLGIVGLGLDTRVGELSGGERRRVNLAAALVQDLDLVILDEPTNHLDVEGVQWLANYLISRRVALVVVTHDRWFLDTVATTTWEVHDGQVDVYEGGYNDWIFARAERTRQASAAEARRRNLARKELAWLRRGAPARTSKPKYRIEAAEALIADVPNPRNSVELLKFAQRRQGKVVIELEDARIDTPDGRMLVKDLTWRLAPGERLGLVGVNGSGKTTLLRTLAGEYPLSQGKRIIGQTARIGWLRQELDDLDPNMRVLEAVQNVASYVEFAGGQLSASQLLERLGFEAKRQRTPVKDLSGGERRRLQLTCILMDSPNILLLDEPTNDLDIDTLQELESLLDSWAGTLVVISHDRYLIERIADTTWALFGDGHLTNLPGGIEQYLERRAADLPTGTVDLGNARERHSAPDYSGSGSDSGSSGSSADAVVTTATAAPASTLSAQEHRELRKSLNRIERDMRAFDKKIATTEVAMAKASEEQEFGKLAELSAQVRTLKEDRDALELEWLEKAEKLEG, encoded by the coding sequence ATGAACCTCATCAATCTAGAAGACATCACTAAGTCCTACGGATTGAAAACACTCTTGGATAAAGTCAGTCTCGGAGTGCAAAAACACGATCGTATCGGGGTAGTAGGGCTAAACGGTGGCGGAAAAACCACCCTGCTAGAGATCCTAAGTGGCCTGGAAGAACCAGATTCTGGACGAGTTTCCCACATCTCTGACCTAGCCTTAGCAGTGGTCACCCAGCGTGCTGAACTAGATCCTGAAAAAACCATTCAAGACGTAGTACTTGAACCTTTAGGCCTAGAAACCTATGAGTGGGCAGCCAATGCTAGCGTGCGCGAAGTATTAGGCGGACTAGGCATCGTGGGATTAGGCCTAGACACCCGCGTCGGAGAACTCTCTGGCGGAGAAAGACGTCGCGTCAACCTAGCTGCCGCACTAGTCCAAGACTTAGACCTGGTAATTCTTGACGAACCCACCAACCACTTGGACGTAGAAGGGGTGCAGTGGCTGGCCAATTATTTGATCTCACGTCGGGTAGCGCTGGTAGTAGTAACCCACGATCGCTGGTTCTTAGATACCGTAGCTACCACCACCTGGGAAGTACACGATGGCCAGGTAGATGTATACGAAGGCGGCTATAACGACTGGATCTTTGCCCGGGCTGAGCGCACCCGTCAAGCCAGTGCTGCCGAAGCTAGGCGACGCAATTTAGCCCGTAAAGAGCTAGCTTGGTTGCGTCGCGGCGCCCCGGCACGAACCTCGAAACCTAAATATCGCATTGAAGCCGCAGAGGCACTAATCGCCGATGTGCCAAATCCGCGCAACTCCGTTGAACTATTGAAATTCGCCCAACGCCGCCAAGGCAAAGTGGTAATTGAATTAGAAGATGCCCGCATTGATACCCCCGATGGGCGCATGCTAGTAAAAGATCTCACCTGGCGCCTAGCCCCTGGGGAACGCCTAGGTTTAGTCGGAGTAAACGGCTCGGGCAAAACCACTTTGCTACGCACCCTAGCTGGCGAATACCCCCTTAGCCAGGGCAAACGCATTATCGGACAAACTGCGCGCATTGGTTGGTTGCGGCAGGAATTAGATGATCTTGACCCCAATATGCGCGTGCTTGAAGCTGTCCAAAATGTGGCCAGCTACGTGGAATTTGCCGGCGGACAACTAAGCGCCTCCCAGCTCCTTGAACGCCTGGGATTTGAAGCTAAACGCCAGCGCACCCCAGTAAAAGATCTCTCCGGTGGCGAAAGAAGACGCCTGCAATTGACCTGCATTTTGATGGACTCCCCAAATATTTTGCTCCTGGATGAGCCCACCAATGATCTAGATATTGACACCTTGCAAGAGCTGGAATCATTGCTAGATTCCTGGGCCGGCACCCTAGTGGTTATCTCCCACGATAGGTACCTAATTGAGCGCATTGCCGATACCACCTGGGCTTTATTTGGCGATGGCCACCTTACGAATCTCCCTGGTGGTATCGAACAGTATTTGGAGCGCCGGGCTGCTGATCTTCCGACTGGAACAGTAGACCTTGGCAATGCTCGCGAAAGGCACAGCGCCCCCGATTATTCCGGAAGCGGCAGCGACAGCGGCAGCAGCGGTAGCAGCGCTGATGCAGTGGTGACCACAGCTACGGCGGCACCAGCTAGCACGCTAAGTGCCCAAGAGCACCGAGAATTACGTAAAAGTTTAAATCGGATCGAACGCGATATGCGCGCCTTTGATAAAAAGATTGCGACCACTGAAGTGGCTATGGCGAAAGCTTCAGAGGAGCAAGAATTTGGGAAATTAGCAGAATTGAGTGCCCAGGTGCGCACCTTAAAAGAAGATCGCGATGCTTTAGAGCTGGAGTGGTTGGAAAAGGCCGAAAAGCTCGAAGGTTAA
- a CDS encoding LamB/YcsF family protein produces MKTIDLNADLGEKIGADQQMLQLISSANIACGFHAGDASHISTAIGYAVSAGVTVGAHPSYNDPTGFGRRYMDYSPAELKADFIYQIGAIAALAKSHGTVVSYVKPHGAVYNQIVHDKKHARAVVEAVAACGELPIMLLPGAVAIDIALEKGLPVIREAFADRAYNPDGTLVSRRLPGAVLTDPTAVAERILGLVTTGTLSAYDGSTLEIAADSICVHGDSPSALAMTQAIVDKLHTAGIKIQSLL; encoded by the coding sequence TTGAAAACTATTGATCTCAACGCAGATCTTGGCGAGAAAATCGGCGCTGACCAGCAGATGTTGCAGCTTATCTCAAGCGCTAATATCGCCTGTGGTTTCCATGCAGGTGACGCTTCCCATATCTCTACCGCCATCGGATATGCAGTTAGCGCTGGGGTAACTGTAGGGGCGCATCCTTCCTATAATGATCCCACCGGATTTGGGCGCCGTTATATGGATTATTCGCCTGCAGAACTTAAAGCCGATTTCATCTACCAAATTGGCGCTATTGCTGCCTTAGCTAAATCCCACGGCACAGTGGTTTCTTATGTGAAGCCACATGGGGCGGTATATAACCAAATTGTTCATGATAAAAAACATGCCCGGGCTGTAGTAGAAGCCGTGGCTGCTTGCGGTGAATTGCCCATAATGCTGCTACCAGGGGCAGTAGCCATCGATATAGCGCTAGAAAAAGGCCTGCCAGTAATCCGGGAAGCCTTTGCAGATCGCGCCTATAACCCCGATGGCACCCTAGTTTCTAGACGCCTACCGGGAGCAGTTTTAACTGATCCCACCGCCGTAGCCGAACGTATTTTAGGCCTAGTAACTACTGGCACCCTTTCAGCTTATGACGGCAGCACCCTCGAAATAGCTGCCGATTCCATCTGTGTGCACGGAGACTCCCCTAGTGCGCTAGCTATGACTCAAGCGATAGTAGATAAGCTCCACACCGCCGGTATTAAAATACAAAGCCTGCTTTGA
- a CDS encoding NRAMP family divalent metal transporter yields MADIKMEVMRPKGGRSAVIGAMFLMATSAIGPGFLTQTSVFTVQLGAAFAFAIVLSILVDIPIQMNVWRVLGLSGLRANELANALLPGLGWLLGGLVFIGGLVFNIGNIAGTGLGFNAMLGLDTRIGGVISAAIAIFIFLSRKAGLALDRLVAALGAIMILLMLYVAIVSQPPVGEALKNVVMPAEINFLVITTLIGGTVGGYITFAGAHRMIDSNVTGRESLSRLTNASVTGIIITGIMRVLLFLAVLGVVSTGVALSKDNTAADAFYNAAGEIGLRSFGVVLWSAGITSVIGASFTSISFVTTQNTSPKIRSWATVIFILASTVAFILLNQAPQKLLIFAGAFNGIILPLGFTVVLWAAWRRRDLLDGYKYPRWLLFIGVAAWLLTIYLGIRSISGITALWA; encoded by the coding sequence ATGGCTGATATAAAAATGGAAGTGATGCGCCCCAAAGGTGGCAGAAGTGCGGTAATCGGAGCAATGTTCCTGATGGCCACCAGCGCAATTGGTCCAGGATTTCTTACCCAAACTTCAGTATTTACCGTGCAATTAGGGGCAGCTTTTGCCTTCGCAATTGTGCTTTCTATCTTGGTAGATATCCCTATCCAAATGAATGTATGGCGCGTACTTGGGCTCTCTGGGCTGCGCGCCAATGAATTAGCAAATGCTCTGCTTCCAGGGCTGGGATGGCTACTTGGAGGATTAGTATTTATTGGGGGCCTAGTTTTTAATATTGGCAATATTGCGGGAACTGGCCTGGGCTTTAATGCCATGCTTGGCCTAGATACCCGAATTGGTGGTGTAATTTCGGCAGCTATCGCTATTTTTATCTTTCTCTCTAGAAAAGCCGGTTTAGCCCTCGATCGCCTGGTGGCGGCATTGGGGGCCATCATGATTTTGCTCATGCTCTATGTGGCCATAGTTTCCCAACCCCCTGTTGGAGAAGCTTTAAAAAATGTTGTAATGCCTGCCGAAATAAACTTTTTAGTGATAACAACGCTAATCGGGGGAACCGTTGGCGGCTATATCACTTTTGCCGGCGCCCACCGCATGATTGATAGCAATGTCACCGGCAGAGAATCCCTTAGCCGGCTTACAAATGCTTCAGTTACCGGCATTATTATCACCGGAATTATGCGCGTGCTGCTTTTCTTAGCTGTCTTAGGAGTCGTGAGCACCGGGGTTGCTCTTTCGAAGGACAATACTGCTGCCGATGCTTTCTATAATGCAGCTGGCGAAATCGGTTTGAGATCCTTTGGGGTGGTGTTGTGGTCTGCTGGTATTACCTCAGTAATCGGGGCTTCATTTACCTCCATTAGCTTTGTGACCACCCAAAATACCTCCCCGAAAATCCGCAGTTGGGCTACTGTAATTTTTATTTTGGCAAGCACTGTGGCTTTTATTCTCCTTAACCAAGCTCCCCAAAAGCTCCTTATTTTTGCCGGAGCCTTTAATGGCATTATTTTGCCCCTTGGCTTCACAGTGGTGCTGTGGGCAGCTTGGCGACGCCGGGACCTCCTAGATGGCTATAAATACCCCCGGTGGCTGCTTTTCATTGGAGTAGCAGCCTGGCTGCTCACCATCTACCTGGGGATTAGGTCAATTAGTGGGATCACCGCTTTATGGGCTTAA